In Paenibacillus xylanilyticus, the genomic window GCAGCATAGGCGACCTGACCGCTATCCAGTGCACGAATCAGTGCTTCAGTGTCTACACTTGGACCTCGTCCTACATTGACGAAGCAGGAGCCTTTCTTGAAATGTTCGAATGCGGTTTGATCATACAAATGATGGGTTTCGTCTGTGAGGGGCAAGATGTTGATGACATAATCACCTTTGCCCAAAGCTTCATGCAGTCCGGACATATCGTACATATGATCGACATTAGGAACGTCTTTGCCGGACCGGCGAACCCCGATGACATTCATGCCAAACGCCTTGAGAATACGGGCAGCTTCGGTGCCGATCTCTCCTACACCAACAATGACAGCCGTTTTGCCGTGCAGCTCTGGCAGTGGTTTGCCGGGATTTTTCCACTCGGCTTGCTGTTGATGAAGCATGGCTTGTCTCAGCCAGCGGCTGTGCGATAACATCATGCCTACAATAATTTCAGTGATCGGGATGGCATGTACGCCATTGGCACTGGTCACCTGAATATTTTTTTGCTCCAAATCCGAGAAGGGTAGGTTATCCACACCTGCGGACCAGACCTGTACCCATTTCAGGAGGCTGTCCTTCTTCAGGGCGTGTTCGGTGACGAGTGGAGACCAGCCAACAATGATTTCGGCTTCTGTTAACTCGGCAGGGTCAATCTCCTTGGCTTTGCTGACGGTCAGCGTATAGCCGGGTGCGGCGTCTAAAATGCGCTGCTGCTGCTCCGCAGATAAAGATGGAAAACATACAATTTTACCCATAGTGTGTAACCTCCTGAATTCAATTGAGTTGTGAGATAAGTGTAGCAGATTTGAGAAAATGCTGCAGAAAGGCAGGAGTGCAGCCTCATGTGCAAGTGCTGACATTTGTGTCAATCTATAATTACCCAACTTGAAACAGGACATATGATTATGAAATAATAGAACGAACTTTAGAGAGGTGTATACGATGATGAATAACTATTCATATACGGATCTACCATCACGGCGGGAAAGATTATTTACGGCAATACGTCTTCCGGCACCTATTCAGGAATCCCTTCAACTCGATGCAGAAATGGTGAAGAACGGACTTGATTTTCGCAAATGGACAGACCATCGGGATTACCATATCACGCTGCAATTTCTGGGAGATACACTGGTGAGTGATATTGGGCATCTGCGGAAAGCGCTGCGCATGGCGAGTACAGGGATTCAGCCGTTTGAACTGCAAACTTCCGGGTGGGGAACTTTCGGTCTGAAAGATGCTCCGAAGGTGTTGTGGAGGGGTGTGGACGGCGAACGGGAGTCTTTGAATCTTCTTCACAAGCGGATTCTGGAGGCCACATCGACACTTGGATATGAAGCAGAGCTGAGACCTTACTCTCCGCACATTACAATTGCACGCAAATTTCTGGGTTTAGCCCCAGGAAATGAAGATAAAGGGATTTATGGGGTGCTTCCGGAACATTCCTTGGGTGCTAAATCATGGATTGTGGAGGACTTTGTACTTTATGTGACCAGGCTTGGACAATCGCCGATGTATGAGGTTGTGGATACGTTTTCATTTTCCTGAAACTCGTTTTTATGACATAAAATCACATTGACATTACGTTTATCCCTATGTAATATTAGCCATCGTTATTCAAATTCTTTTTTTTGGGTTACTTAGTTAAGGGAATTGTTGCGACAGGAGGAATCTTACGAATGGATATTATAAGCAAGAATCGTTGGGTAGCACCGATGTTATCTGTGCTGCTTGTATGTATAGTGGGGGTTAATGTAGTCCAGGCAACTGGGAAATGGAACGAGGCAAGTGATAGTAAACAGATGACCGATCTGGCGGCTTCTGTGCAAAATAGCGCATCATCTTCTTCTGCTGGGGACAGGCGGATGATGTCAGACGGGACAAGTCTGTCTGCTGATTCATCGAATCATACGGCAAACTGGACGGCTTCCTTGCCAGCCAAGGACTGG contains:
- the thpR gene encoding RNA 2',3'-cyclic phosphodiesterase, encoding MMNNYSYTDLPSRRERLFTAIRLPAPIQESLQLDAEMVKNGLDFRKWTDHRDYHITLQFLGDTLVSDIGHLRKALRMASTGIQPFELQTSGWGTFGLKDAPKVLWRGVDGERESLNLLHKRILEATSTLGYEAELRPYSPHITIARKFLGLAPGNEDKGIYGVLPEHSLGAKSWIVEDFVLYVTRLGQSPMYEVVDTFSFS
- a CDS encoding D-2-hydroxyacid dehydrogenase, which encodes MGKIVCFPSLSAEQQQRILDAAPGYTLTVSKAKEIDPAELTEAEIIVGWSPLVTEHALKKDSLLKWVQVWSAGVDNLPFSDLEQKNIQVTSANGVHAIPITEIIVGMMLSHSRWLRQAMLHQQQAEWKNPGKPLPELHGKTAVIVGVGEIGTEAARILKAFGMNVIGVRRSGKDVPNVDHMYDMSGLHEALGKGDYVINILPLTDETHHLYDQTAFEHFKKGSCFVNVGRGPSVDTEALIRALDSGQVAYAALDVFEEEPLPAKHPLWQKDNVLITPHIAGSTEQYTDRALDIFVENLEAYLAGKTLPLNLVDYSHKY